In Fundulus heteroclitus isolate FHET01 chromosome 17, MU-UCD_Fhet_4.1, whole genome shotgun sequence, the following are encoded in one genomic region:
- the kera gene encoding keratocan, with amino-acid sequence MAALQKLFSVLCLVTLAVSQDMPYEELLAQIQACPKECTCPQNFPRAVYCDNKGLKSIPKIPPYTWYLYLQNNLIETVPSDALQNATQLRWMNLNRNKITSDGVEEGVLGAMNHLAHLYMDDNLLSTVPSPLPASLEHLRLSRNRISKIPAGVFIGLDKLNLLDLQANKLMDDAVTEVSLKGLTNLVQINLAKNQLSSMPLGLPPTTTQLFLDGNNIDKIPADYFKGLPKVAFLRLNHNKLGSSGVPKDIFNISSMLDLQLSHNQLTEVPVIPSGLEHLYLDHNKIASVNGSSVCPISVEALDGSTNESVPKLRYLRLDGNEISPPIPMDVVTCFRLLRSIVI; translated from the exons ATGGCTGCCCTCCAGAAGCTTTTCAGCGTTTTGTGCCTGGTAACACTTGCCGTCAGCCAGGACATGCCTTACGAGGAACTCCTTGCCCAGATCCAAGCCTGCCCGAAGGAGTGCACCTGCCCCCAAAACTTCCCCCGTGCAGTCTACTGCGACAACAAAGGGCTGAAGAGCATCCCTAAAATCCCTCCTTACACGTGGTATCTCTATCTGCAGAACAATCTGATTGAGACGGTGCCATCAGATGCACTGCAGAACGCAACACAGCTGCGCTGGATGAACCTAAACCGCAACAAAATCACAAGTGACGGAGTAGAAGAAGGTGTCCTGGGTGCAATGAACCACTTGGCTCATCTGTATATGGACGACAACCTGCTGTCCACTGTGCCGTCACCGCTGCCAGCCAGCCTTGAGCACCTACGCCTCTCTCGCAATCGCATCTCCAAGATTCCTGCAGGCGTGTTCATCGGCCTGGACAAGCTAAACCTGCTGGATCTTCAGGCGAACAAGCTGATGGATGATGCTGTCACTGAAGTAAGCCTAAAAGGTCTTACCAACCTGGTTCAGATCAACCTGGCAAAGAACCAGCTGAGTAGCATGCCCCTTGGACTGCCACCCACCACCACCCAGCTTTTCCTTGACGGTAACAACATTGACAAGATCCCTGCCGACTACTTCAAAGGTTTGCCCAAGGTGGCATTTCTGAGGCTCAACCACAACAAGCTTGGCAGCAGTGGCGTTCCAAAAGATATTTTTAATATCTCCAGCATGCTGGACCTGCAGCTGTCTCACAATCAACTGACGGAGGTTCCGGTCATTCCCTCGGGCCTTGAGCACCTTTACCTTGACCACAACAAGATTGCAA gtGTGAATGGCTCCAGTGTGTGTCCCATCTCTGTTGAGGCGCTGGATGGCTCAACGAATGAAAGCGTGCCAAAGCTTCGTTACCTCCGACTGGATGGCAATGAGATCAGTCCACCGATTCCCATGGATGTTGTCACCTGCTTTCGTCTCCTCCGGTCTATTGTtatctaa